A genome region from Arachis duranensis cultivar V14167 chromosome 8, aradu.V14167.gnm2.J7QH, whole genome shotgun sequence includes the following:
- the LOC107461592 gene encoding uncharacterized protein LOC107461592 → MASTPEKKRSSFPPKRGQIKAEIFNGLASSVVSTVSMVGESLRNMIGNRGTSPSSSSTSTPPPSAYNSEGNNDDVS, encoded by the coding sequence atggcAAGTACACCTGAAAAGAAGAGATCAAGCTTCCCCCCAAAAAGAGGGCAAATCAAAGCCGAAATATTTAACGGCTTAGCGAGCTCCGTGGTGTCCACGGTGTCCATGGTGGGGGAATCGCTTCGAAACATGATTGGAAACCGTGGcacatcaccatcttcttcctctactTCTACCCCACCACCAAGTGCCTACAATTCTGAGGGCAACAACGACGATGTCTCCTAA